The genomic region TAAAGACTGCAACAGCCTTTTACATGTGTTAGCTGTGAAAACCATCACAGTAGCTTCTCTCCATAGTTAATCTGATGGACTGGTGATAAATGTCTTTCATGGCAGTTGACATTCTTCAAGTTGCATTACTGCCTCCTACTGATTTTATCCAACCACTGCTGTCCTAGTCTTTACAGTTTTCTGCAGTCCTGTAACTTTCAGAAACATAAATACCATCTTTCTCCTCTCCACCGTGTCTCCACTCTCAAACACGTCCTTAATCCTGGCCTCCTGCCATCATCACCCTACTTTCTTCCTCATATTTCCTGCAAGAAATAAGAATATGCTCCACTGACTCCTTTACACTGACTACAGTAACCCGTTGGATGTTTCCCTGATACAAAAAGTGTGCTTTTGTCTCCCCTGTCTCCCCTCCCATTACTCTCTCCTACTCTGTAAACAACGTTAACAGAAGTTCTTTTAAGTTTGATTTCAGTATGATGATTTGTTAGTGTACAAATAATTTCAGGAACACTCCTCCTTCTTTAATCAACAGTCTGAAGACATTCAGTCTTCTCACAAAGATAACTGTAGTTTACATCTGCAATTGTTTCCACACATCTATTCTAGAAGCTGAAGAATGTGACACCTACTCATCCTATACGGGACACTATGGGTGTCAAAACACTGGGTACATTTCAGTAAACAACTGGGAAAACTCCAAGGCAACAGAGGTTTATTATGCATTGAAAACAATTAAACTTACAATAGACAGAGCACTTAAGATACACAGATGAAAATACTGTGAATATGTCATGCAAGAATAACGGCAAAGTAGGGACTGATTCAGACCCGGAGCACACACCTGAGTATGCACCACGTCACGTGTGTTTATGAGGACACAAAGTGTGCAGGGCAGagttaaaaacaacagcaactttCCTCCACTTCTGTCAGCAGGGAAACACATGAAACAGGATGGACATTCAGTTTTAGCTATTGGGGGGGAATGCTACTTAAGCTGAAATCTGTGCACAGCAGCACTCAGTGGTTGACACAGAATTTTACTTCCTGTTGTATTGGAAAGTCTAACAAGCATGTGTATAATCATGCACATACATCTCTGGATGTCAGCAAGACTTTAAtgtgaaaaaactaaaaaaatgcattgaatgaaaaaaacaattgaaataataaagaaaaaatgttgaaaatcaaACATATCAGAAAACGACACAATGAACAGTagtcagcccagtcgccagaagaaaatgtctgcattgtatgtttctgcaaaccatgaatacattataCGTGTtacatatcatatcagtgtttctaaagtgacacagTTCTGATCAAATGTATATTAGCTGACGTCGTCCCTGGTAGGTGGAGCTGATAGTGGATGCCATGACACCTAGGTGAAACGGATGCCAACCTGCTGactactgttcaagaccaacaaacttCTGCAGTGGCaatagacctttttcacagcagatgttttgacgtgtcatagtaggaaaagcacaggggAAACTGATAACATTAACGGTGGCTCAGTTCCATTAAGTGTCCTAGTAAGCCGTTCAACATGTATGTACagcatgtcaaaatgtctgcagtgaaaaaagtctattgtggcaccaaaactgtgcattttaaaaccaaaacatgatcttttccgaaCCGTAACCAAGCATTTTTTGTGCCGAAACATAACCACAGTATTACTGGAACATAAATAAACGTAAAGTTTCGATATATCCGCTAcaaaataatgtgcaaatgttacatatctgtggtttgcagaggtGTACTATGCCAACAATTATTCTGGCTAATGGATTTAACACAGTAGCAGTAAACACACCCTCACGTACATATACATTTGATGACTTGTCATTCCCAGCcgcaataaaaatgacaacaaaaaataacatgtaATGACTAATGGTTCAAAGTGGACACAGtctgcatctctcctctctgtcttccgTCTCTCTTTTGTTATCAGCATTCCATCACCTTTAGCCTGTCTTCTACTCAGCCTTGTCCAAGTCCTCAGAGACTGATGGTGCATCTTTCTGTTTGAATACAGCAGATATGCAAAATTACACACATCATAATTCCAGCAAGGCATTTGAAAGAAAATGTTTGATCAGTGAAACACATAGCAGGCACGCCTAGGATCACCCAGGATGTTGGTTTGGGTTGTTTTGGCTGTTTAGCAgactgtttgtgtctttgtagtcctAATAGCCATATAAAGGCTACAAAGACACCTCGATAAGAAAAGAgatatacagaaataaatacaagCATTTCACAGTTATTAAAGTGGTTCCTCGTACTATGCATTGTTGCTTTGGTGTTTAAACTAACTCACCACAGTTCCTCCTTCACTGTGCTTATTGAAAGAACAGGTCAGCCATTTCACGTATTCCTCTCTAACCTAGAGAGTACAATGAAAGACTCACTTTAGATTTTATGTATTAATGTAACTAAACAGaaagacagctgtgtgtgtaatTGCTGACATTGTTAGTAGTAGTGCAGAGAAAGTCATCTGTGTAAAGTGTGTACCTCCTTGTTGAGCAGACAGTGGACGATGAAGAGGAAGGTGCCCTGCTGGGAGTTAAGAATTATAAAGAGGACCTGGAAGAAAAGGTTTGACTGGTACAGGCCCAAGATCCAGGTGCAGCCCAGTATGACAAACTGGGCTACTATCTTGAACAAAATCAACCTGTAAACAATGAGAATTTAGTGAGTTTTAATTTCAAGAATGTATGactctttaaaggtccagtgtgtaagacttaaggggatttagtggcatctagtggtgaggattgcagattgcaagcaGTTGTAACTTCTCCTgcttagaattccttcagtgttcatcgttcaggaggtttttactgggagcagaattatccgcagaggtctcttcatctGCGAAATAATAGGATCCAGTGACTTAgaccattaaaaacactgaataaaccagtttcactttacaaatcagtgtttttccaatgctgtttggcgtGTTGGAGACGGGCCGCTAACCTAGTACCAGGagttgaattatccacagaggacttttcctctagagcttagatcgggcccaaaaaatccagcccgaccccacccgaacccgtgcatgttctgtccgagcctGACCCggcccgtccctttaactgtaattatgagcccgcGCTcggtttaaacccgacatttttttcAGGATACGaatgtggacattgaaggctgactctcgtctttctttccatggcaagccttcgtcatgtgcctcttaagtgtcgaggtccccttctttttgctgtcatataggCTACTagcatcgtgctgcacttggtacactcgacgaAGCCGAAACACATGTTGTCACCACCGACACATTACATGTGCGCGGCCAGTGGGGCTGGGTTCGGGcttgggcagagaatctaagctctactttcctctccaaaacaaatggacccagtgatttaaaccggtgaAAGCACTGattaatgttttatatttaaaaaatctgaggtatggcggtgcaacatggcgatctctgtaaATGAGGACACActtcatatgtagatataagtgTCTCATTCTAAGATAAGACAACATAATGATTCTTACTTTCAGGTGTTCAagcactaaagaaaacatacttattatcttacatttctgtcaatatatacccctaaatcctgcacgctggacctttaaagagaGATGGACACtatgtacatttttaaacactttgTGATATACATTTTGTCAGCTTAGAAAGGGTGAGCATAATTAGTGTAGTCTGTATAAATTTAAATAAGAATATCAAATTGGCTATCTGCATAAGTCTATCAAATGCGATCAGATTGACACCACGTAGAGTCTGTGATATATTGTTACACTGTATGTACACTATGTATGAAAAGTCACATTGAACTTTCAGAatttttcagattttatttcattttcatgcaAAGATAACCTTTATCACTCATACCTGGTGTCTCTGGACTGAGAAATATCACTTTTCATGTTGGCCAGGGTGGGTCTCAGACTCCATAGAGTAGCACAGAACAATATCCAATTCAGCTGAAGGAAAGAAAGACACAGAGGCTGAGCTGCAGAAGAACATATAACCTCCATAGAAACCTTAAATACTGCTAGTAATGTGCCATTTTGAAGAATATGTAGCAATGCTGTCTACTATGAATTCTGTTTGTATGTTACTAAATAACATAATTGCTGTAGTCACTACGAGTGGATAGTGTCTTGCAAGATTGCCTATTTTGGCggaaaacaactgaaatatgCTTTCAgtgctgatgtgttcagtgtcgtTTTTGCAAACTGCCAGATACATTCATGAGCCAAATTTCCTCATGACGTTAATAGAAAATATAATATGTGGATGATAATAGAACATGCATTATGTCTCCCTgaaaacatatatatacataacaATCTGCTGTTTATAATTAGTTGTGTATAAACCtgatttctaggagacagggctgtGAATAGAGGCCCAATACAGATATTGTCAAAAGTAGGAAAGCCTTGACCTCTTTAGTGTGTGCTAATGGTATTGGGTTGCCTGTAACAGATGTAAAACAAAGACAGTAATGTGTCTTCAAGAGAATTTCTTTGATTTGAGTTGAGGCCAATGGTGAAGAAACACAGGAGGAGAACCAATAATGGGACAAGGCCTGTAAATGTCTGTAAACATTCAAGCAGAAGATAAGCTTGTCTTTGCTGTAAATCCAGCAGGACGTTGAGTAAGCTTCTTGACTCACCTTTAACATGGCCAGGAATAATATTTTGCCAAAAATTAGTTAAAGTGCATGTTACCTTGATTTTCAATTAGCTAAAAACGGTGCCTGACGAATTAAATTGGAGAATAAACCTGACTGAGCTGattcattttttgttaaaatagATGTGATGTATCTGCTAATGTGCAATATACTCACAGCAAGGATAGCAATCACAGGGCCTGTTAAGGCCCAGTTGAAATGGCGCTGTCTTGAGAGCCAGCACCTGTAGCAGAATCAAACACTTTCAACCTGGATGCACATCAGACATACAGGAgaatatgaatgtgtgtattaCTGTTTATCTTACTCACACCTCTGCCTCAGTAGCACCATATCCATCAGAATATACCAGTGCAGAAACACCCACAATCACAAATGGAACGCCGTAGCCAATCAGGTAGAGAACTAGCCTGGGGAGGCCATCTCTCTGGATGACCTGCACCTTAGTGAGCCTCCGGACCAACAGGTGGAGCTGAAACGCCTCCAGCAGCATCCACACAAAACCTGCTATAACTAAGAAGTGAAGAAGCCCCGCCATGACGGTGCAGGCTAGCTGCGGAGACAGAAGAAgtacaatattgtaaccctagttctattggAACAGGCATAGCCCTCTCCTGTAGACTACGGGTTAAACTCTCCTTCAAGGACATGCCTACCTGAATAAGTGCAGACCAAACAGTATATAACAACACACTCGCCATTTTCTGCTATTCTAAACCCTCTTCAGCAAGAGGCATAGGAGTGGCAGGGCCCCTGAGGTGAGGGCTCTGcctgtgctaatagaactagggttacaataacGTAACCTATGCTCCGAACATTAAATGCTTCTGATAACTCAGCAAAGAGTGGTTCAGTTGGGTCACATTTAATCCATGTGTGACAGATCCAGTTCAGTATTTAAGtctaaagcaaaaacaaaaacaactccaTCTTTGATTACTGTACCTCTTGTTCAACATATTTGTCgttccacagcagcagcagatgggaGAAGAAGAGGTTGAGGCAGAGGTGAAGACGGGCTGTGTTGTTGATCTTGGGGTTCCAGCTACACAGGAGGAAGGTGAAGATGGCCAAACCAAAGAAGAATAGTCCAACAATCACACACATTCGGTTTAGCCACTCCAGGAAGGGATCCTCTGGTGGAGGCTGAGAAGATACAACACACAGGCAAACACATACTGTCATCAATCTGACCTGTGTGTGGGAACTTGTTTTAGCAAATGCACATTTGCATATGATACCTCTCCAATCTGCATGATGAGGGCGAATGTGGATAGATGGGAGCAGCTGCACACTGTGTAGTTTTCATTGGTGTATGCAACCCAACAGCCCTCCACCGACCAGCGCATTGTCCTCTTCTTTTCTGTTCCTGTTTCACTTTCTTCTCCAATTCCTGcctcctctgttttgtcctccCAATACACACAGGTCACCAAACCAGACTCAGGTACTGTCTGATGAAAGCAGAGCAACAAAGATTTTTTTAGATATGTTGTAAGACAGCAAGCTGTATGTTATCTTAAAAAGTAGATGTAGAGATAACTTGGATAGCACCTTCTTGTGATGGATGGTAAAGTTGACGGGCTCGGTGAGGTTGGTGTGGTTCATCGAAGGTAAGACTGCAGTGATAACATCCGAGTACATCTCTGTCTGGTTTTCTGTTTCAAAGTATTGATGACTAAGAAGACTCTCCATCCCAGTTAGTGTCAAGAAGACAGCTGCTGCAGAACCTGGGAATGTCCACAGAGTGCAGGTGATCAGTGCTTTTAAACACACTGCCTGTTTTTGTATATTTAAAGTAGGtaaaaggaacagttcaccccaaatcaaaaagacctgtttttcctcttacctgtagtgttatttatcaatCAAGTGTTGGCAGATACCAGCTGCAGACAAGTCTGCCTTCACTCAAATAAAGTAGAACCAGATAGCACttggtttgtggtgctcaaagcgccaaaaaaatacatttgaaaaactcaacagcaatgtctctttccagaaatcatgaccaagAGAATCCTCAGCTGTCGCTGTGAgcggtttcatgtaggaactactttctgtACACCAAGCTACAACCACCAagtgtatcactgtgcagaagctagataatgttacagctcagccaaggaggacgacGAGTGTATATCTTGCACTGTCACAGAACGAGTCCCTCAGCCATGAGTGTGCATCTTCTGCATAGTGATACAATTGGCAAGTGTAGTTTGGTtaacagaaaatagttcctacatgtaAGTACGAATGCTAAACTGGCCAAAATGaatttcctccatggggtggctgagctcagccatagagatagggtaaggagcccggacatctggagggagctcggactagagctgctgctccttcacaacgaaaagggtcagttgagatagtttgggcatctgatcaggatgcctccttggCACCTTCCGTTTAAAGTGTTCccggcacgtcccactggtaggagggcCCCGGGGCAGACTCAGTACatactggagggattacatatctcatctggtctcgtaacgcctcggggtccccaaggaggagctggaaagggtTGCTGGGGAATGTGACGTCTAAGACGCTTTGTTTGGCCTACTGCCCCCACCACCCAGGCCCGGACttgcggatgaaaatggatggatggatggatggatggatggatggatgtaactgctgacaacaaggtctgtggattatcttgagtaaccaggtcatgatttctgtaaagagacattgctgttgagtttttcaaatgtattttttggcgctttgagcaccagaagccgagtgccatctaattccattacattcgagagaaggcagacatctctatggcagatatcgccaacactcggcgactcacaccaaaacaaacccCACTGATAAATGGCAGTACAGGTAAGATGGATAACATGCATGGTTtaattttgggtgaactatttctttaaccctgtgcatttgttgcacacacagatgcaaaATTACAAGGTATGATTCCTTTCAAACATATATATACAGAAGTTTGGAAATGCCATCTTATTTTCACTTTGAGCTTTTTCTCACCAttgttatttttggccaaactGTTCAGGTTGATCTCCATGGTGTTTCCATTGGCTGACAGGGAAGAGCTCTCTGCGCTGTCACTTCCAGGTCCGATAGTTTCGAGACTTAGATCTAACACACAGGTTGGCATTACAACAGCCTAATTTCATATCCACCACGTAAACATACAGTGAACTAAGATGAACATGTCTTACCCACTGTTGGACTCTTGACAGTTCTCTTGGTGTTGTTCCGACCTGGCTCTACTATTGCAGATGCTAAACGGTCTGAGATGCCCAGGATCACACTGCCTACCTCCCCGTCTCCTTTGCTACTCACCTTGCTTGACCTGACCCGCGGTCCCACACCTGACACTTCCTACGAGAATTAAGATATCTCAGTAATTGACCTGCCTGATGATTAAAGCACTGAAGACTGCACAGTTAAAGTGACATCAGGTATTTATGGAACAGCAGGTACCATAGATGCTGAGAAGCTGTTGGTCACAGTCTGTAGAGAAAGCACAAGAAAGAGAGCAAGGTAGAGAATTATATAACTGCAGGgcagtcactcacacacaatgTGCATCAGACTTAAACTGAATTTTAATCAATTTCCAGTTCATGTAGAATTTCCTCTGCCCACGTTGAAACATTACTGTAACTTAGTACTTAGTATAGAATTCctcattttaaagggacagttcaaaataaaaaataaatatttttcctatTGCGTGCAGTTCTTTCTTTcaatctaaattgttttggtgtgagtcgcAGAGTGTTGGAAGTATCAGTTATCGTTGTCTGCCATCTCTTGAGACATACATCTctctgaaaatggatggatgtaacTGCTGATGACAAGGTCTCTGGATTATCTTGGGTAACCgcatcatgatttctgaaaagagacattgctgttgagtttttcaaatgtaattttttggcgctttgagcaccacaaggcGAGTGCCATCTGGTTCTATTagatttgagagaaggcagccATCTGGACAGCTCCAACATTCGATTACTGCCACCAAAACATTCAAGATTGATAAATATCACCACGGGTAAACgtaaaaatatgtacttttgattttgaggtgatcTGACTTTTTAGAAATCCAATTAAAATTGAAAGACTGTGCAGCGATAGTCCCCTTTTCAGCTATTTCGACCACATCTACAGAGACTGTATTCATTTAAGAGTCAAATAAATAGTGATATTCTAAATGTCGGATTTTAGGACTGCTAAAATAACCTTCTGTGTGGATCATTATTGCAGCGAATGATCTGGAATTAAATCAATTTAAGCTTTGTAGGAGAGTGCGCATCACTCTTTGTGTTCTACTCACTGGTACTGGTAAGATCATGCCTTCATTGTCTTTCAGTTGTTGGTCCATGTTGCCAAGGAAAGCTCTTTCTTTTGTCTGTCCCtgcaacaaatacacaaacatagCTTCAACTTTAATGTTGTATGCTTAGATGCAGTTTGCAGTGTATAGTATTTAAACTTTGGCCTGTTTTGGCAAAAGATAGCAATGTTTGTGCAGCATGGAATATCGCAACATTTTCACATTCTGTATGTGGCACAGGCTAGCTGTAtaccagtggcggctgctggtctttcaaacaggggaagtttacatcataaaatttatcatattgtagcgaggcagtaacttataaaaggaacatttaattgaagccgtttttcaaccacactcatgccatagaagcacagcaaaacacacctcaacgATTTTCAGACGGGTTTACAAACGGTGAAATTGACCTACAtagcttatggaaataaggaactctggacggcactctgtcagaagactccactcgcaaatatctgcttaggactgagctcgaaatgcgaagcgctgtcaatcactaaggggttcagccttttagacaattactccaatcatcatgcagacaccgagcgtcctctcccgcctaccgctccattaggtcccagggaagctgagcctccctggaagtgacaaatttgtcgcatttatccagcgctgtctcataggaatgcttggaggctctgcgtccactgtgctgacacgagaatgtatgacagggaggtcgcgtttgaaaactggtgataaagtcatgatgttaaacacaTCCTAGCGCAcctttaatgcaatgtaaattcttattttaatgtaaagtcaatagtgcatatttgaccatttcttctatgaaattttaggggcagttcagcctcccttgttatCTCAGAGCAATAGCCCCTGCTGTATACCCTTCTAAAATCACTGTTACATACTAAATGGGGAAAACACAAAGGTACCACTATTAACAAGTAACAAGTGTCAGGCTAACGAACTTCTTTAGTGAGTAACTTGGATCAGTTCACAAGATGAAGCAGCAAAACCTAAGCAAAACCACACGTTTGTTCTTTCCTTAACGGTGCCTATTTGCTGGTGATATTTACCTCTGGGGGTTGAATCTCGTCTAAAATGTCCTGAAGACCTGATGAGTCAATGTAGAAGAAAAGAGCACAGTCACTGAACACATCAGGATATGGCACTGTGCTGTAGACACTGTAACAAATTGCATCCCAAGCTCACTTTGACAAAATGAGACCCCTAATATCCACAGGATTCCAGTTGAAGGGTAGAATCCATCAGGACAAGAACAATAGAAGGTCCCCGGTTCATTAGTGCACACTGTTTGTTTACCACATATACCAGGTGTCTCACTGCACTCGTCTATATCTgtagaggagagacagaggtaCAGTTAAACAcattatagtaaaacacatgaTAGTCACACTAATAGTGAACATGTGCACACACCTGTGCATGGGTTAGCAATGCTGGCTATCACATTTGGGTTGTTCAGCCGATAACCAGGGAAGCAGGTGCAGATGTAAGAGCCGATTGAGTTTGTGCAGTTAGCATCAGGACCACAGATGGCGGCATTTTCGACACACTCATCAACATCTGCCAAACACATGACACACAAATGAAAGAGTTGCAGCTGAGTAGCAGTTTTCCATCTGATCCTAGATGGTGAAATCATCTGGAACCGGAAAAATAATCAAGTTAAGTACCAATACAGATGTTTTCTTCGCTGGGGTCCTGGTCTGGTAGAGTTGGCGCGTACCCCAGTTGACATGCACAGGTGTGTGCTCCAGGTGTGTTGGTGCAGTCAGAGTCAGGCCCACAGACGGTGGAGTTGAAACACTCGTCGATATCTGAGAAAGGAACAGTTAATGCAGGTGGCATGatggttttaaaaatacaagaataaatGTGAAAAGGAAATTTTAGTCCAACTGTAGTTCTCCCTGTTTCCgctgtgtctcctcctcccctgtgtgtgtgctgtgggcACGGCACCGTCATCAGGCACCTGTTGGACCTCAACAGCTACGTGCAATGGCCTCATCCACCCCCAGCTTAAGAAGCCAGCTCTCCAGGCATGCAGTGCCAGATTGTTCTGCCAGCTATGTGGTGCACTTGCGGCCGCTCAGTATACTGTGTGTTATTGAGAGAGTTCAGTGTTTTTCCCTTGTGCATCTTAATCTAACATCTCTTCTCCTGTGCCGACATCTCCACAACCAGCCACTtacaaacactgctgctgctcattcCTCCACGCGCCCACCCAGCTCATCTGCCTGCCTGATTTATTGCCCTCTCCAGTAAATTTAATAAATCTTCTTACTTTGTGTAACTACCTGTGGTGCCAgggtctgcatttgggtccaaaAACAACTGCCTTAACAGTTTATATTTGTATTCCAGTTACCTGGTGATAGTTTTTTTGCGTAGCATCCAAGCAATGCCTGAAACAACTTGCTATTTACTTGTTTTACAGATGATATTAGAGTTTTGACAAACTTTTTGGCAGCATAATATTTAGAATTACATCTGGTAATAGCGGTCATAAAGAACTTGAGATACAGCTAGTCTTGATCATGCAGTGATTTGTAACATGTCTGTAAACAGACCTTGGCAAACAGGAGTTGCTTCAGGCACAAGGTGGTAGCCGTCATGGCATTCACACTTATAACTTCCTGGATTGTTGTGACAGGTCCCATCATCTCCACAGACATTGTCAAGACACTCGTCAATATCTacaaaggaaaaggaaaggtCATTGCAGCTCAGGATTGACAGTGAGACAGCGTATTCTTTAAAAATGGTACCTATGCATGGGTTGGAGCCTCCAGGTGGTAATGCTGGATCTGTTGCATTGAATCCGTCCAGACAGGTACAGAAGTGTGATCCAATGGTGTTGTTACATTTGGAGTCAGGACCACAAATTTCTGCATTTTTCTGGCACTCATTGATGTCTGACAAGAGATGTTAAAGACAGGAGTTAAAGGtatagtgtgtaggatttaatggcACCCAGTGTTGAAATTGCAGAACTGAGgtcatgtttacacaaaaacgaTCAGGTGAAAATGGaatcatttctcattttcattttgaaaaaagttccgcgTTCAGACGACAACGTTTTGCACATGTGCACACGGATCCGCAAAA from Epinephelus lanceolatus isolate andai-2023 chromosome 18, ASM4190304v1, whole genome shotgun sequence harbors:
- the LOC117268129 gene encoding uncharacterized protein LOC117268129 — protein: MMKCCAFSLLLGSLFTLGRCVFPPGSCDGYTNITDAWRNFAFTSSSFPGFPKNDGHFVGKWWRFTGIGGDRVTSQCHSGPLAGSHYSIRVSFSYPTTESETPTTGTAYGDVGGCNVYSISLSVALCPGGFYIHKPASHPYPYMVYATYHHTCEPDSCGPLAECSSNGGCTCVSGYEIPPDHLPTPDSYGCVDINECQKNAEICGPDSKCNNTIGSHFCTCLDGFNATDPALPPGGSNPCIDIDECLDNVCGDDGTCHNNPGSYKCECHDGYHLVPEATPVCQDIDECFNSTVCGPDSDCTNTPGAHTCACQLGYAPTLPDQDPSEENICIDVDECVENAAICGPDANCTNSIGSYICTCFPGYRLNNPNVIASIANPCTDIDECSETPGICGKQTVCTNEPGTFYCSCPDGFYPSTGILWILGVSFCQSLQDILDEIQPPEGQTKERAFLGNMDQQLKDNEGMILPVPTVTNSFSASMEVSGVGPRVRSSKVSSKGDGEVGSVILGISDRLASAIVEPGRNNTKRTVKSPTVDLSLETIGPGSDSAESSSLSANGNTMEINLNSLAKNNNGSAAAVFLTLTGMESLLSHQYFETENQTEMYSDVITAVLPSMNHTNLTEPVNFTIHHKKTVPESGLVTCVYWEDKTEEAGIGEESETGTEKKRTMRWSVEGCWVAYTNENYTVCSCSHLSTFALIMQIGEPPPEDPFLEWLNRMCVIVGLFFFGLAIFTFLLCSWNPKINNTARLHLCLNLFFSHLLLLWNDKYVEQELACTVMAGLLHFLVIAGFVWMLLEAFQLHLLVRRLTKVQVIQRDGLPRLVLYLIGYGVPFVIVGVSALVYSDGYGATEAEVCWLSRQRHFNWALTGPVIAILALNWILFCATLWSLRPTLANMKSDISQSRDTRLILFKIVAQFVILGCTWILGLYQSNLFFQVLFIILNSQQGTFLFIVHCLLNKEVREEYVKWLTCSFNKHSEGGTVKDAPSVSEDLDKAE